The DNA window TTGGTAACAGGGAGACCTTGCCTTGGATTTGTCCCATTCCTTCCCCACACGTTTTGCTTTCATATGGAAATCCTGATTTTGATGCCTGATAGTTTGAGCAGAGCAAGCTTCTTAATTAGGTGTCCTGTTTAAACCCTGCAGTTACTGAAGGGGTGACTTTCACGTGGTCTTCCTGATAagtggttttttcccttttcttttaaaatagatGTGATAAAATCCAGACACGGGTTATGGATTTTTAACCTGGTTTGTATATAGTTACTCTGTTTTAGCAACCTCAGTaagggattttggaggaggaaTGTGGGATATCATGATATGCCTTACCACGTTGGCAATGTCTGAAAGTCTTGGGTAGATATAAGTGCAAGTTGTCTAGGAAGGACCGTTCATAATCCCTATATGACACTTTCCCTGTGTGATACCTCGAAGACTTAATTGTCaaaatgcagaggaaaaaatacttgAGCAGCATCTCTTGGAGAACTAAAAACCTATTCATGTTGTGAGACTTGGAGTGATTCCTCGTAGCAGTTGTTGCCTGCTGCTCGCCAGTAGTTGAAAAGCAGCAcgaggaaggagaaaaaagagtcTTCAGCTGAAAGACAGACAAAGCAGAGACTATCTTATCGAGTAACACAAGAACAAGAATATTGTGTGCTTATATGTGTCCTCATATTTTGCCTTGAGATAACCAACAAGCCTCATGAAGCAGTATATTGCCTCTGAggatttccttttcatttttgtaGTTATGGCAAAAAGCCTGGTAATGAGCACACAAATGGGATAGGGACACCTTTCGCCtgatgtccctgtgtgtgtgcgCATAGGGAGCGAGTTAGAGGACTTGCGTGAAGCTTTCATCCTGCCATTTTAACATCTGGACAGCACACTACGCGGCAGAATTTAAGCCTCTAGTCTTTGGGATGTTTACTGAAGTGTTTCCTTCAGAAACTTCAAAGCCAAACACTGGCGCTGACCCACGATACCTAACAAGCATTCGAACGGGATAAAGGCAAGGAGCAGGCTGGGATCaggagaggaaagagagggatGGACACAAGGGATTTGATCTGTGACATAAAACTGAATGCTTATACACACAGGGGCACAGACAGATTCAACATTCTAAAGTTATCTCAGCTCTCATATTATGCAAGCCCaagagattaattttatttgtctCTGCAATGAGCCAGGGCCAAGGATTCCTGTGGGTATGGGGAAGGTTAGAGGACATTGAGCAACACATCTGTTTCATTGCTCTCTTTCCCCCAATGCCTGGTATCTCCTTCCCATGTTACTCACTGAATTTGTCTCGTGTAGAGGCACCTGGGCTGTTGTTTGTGTCACTTATGTATTTAGACATCCAGATTTCAAGATCCTCAAAAACAGGAACATCAGAGGACCTGAGGCCCCCTCAGGGAATTCAGTGTTCCttcccttaatttcaaaatgagTCAGGAGAGGGATGAAATCTGAATGTTAACACGGAAGATAGACCTGACTTGTACAACTAGAGAATGTCCAAGAAAGTGCTTACAGTTGCTTTTGTAAATaagcttttaaattaaattaggtGTGGAGAGTACAagatgggagaggcagaggctATGGGGTAGATCTGGTAGTGACTGGCCACCAGCAGTACAGGCAGacaaaggaaaaaccacagtTGTGACACTTTGAGTTACTGCAACCATTTTGTGAGTAACCTTTGTGGATGAAATGGACTGAAGCTCATCTGCAGACCTGTATATGAAATACGCCTTCCCAAGGGAATGTCTGCAAggtgtttgcttatttttataatatttcgGAAAGCTAGCCTTCCCTGTTCCAACAGGTCCAAACCCAATGGGTTGCGCATCTCAGCTGCTTTCTCTGTGAGGCATGTTACTTTTGGGAAATACTCGAGCTGATTTATGTTCAGGGTCCAGGGCCTTCTCTTCTGTTGTCTAGGTGTGTGTGAGCACAAATAAAAAGATAGAAGAAGTTGGAAAACCAAAGCTATGGCCTGTTTCCCAGCTACTTCAGCTGTACATATTTTAGAACCCGCTCTAACGCTTGCTGCTCTTCCATCCACTAGCATGTGACCTTCTAACACTGTAGTCAGACCTAGGACATTACCACAGCACTGAGTTTGCATTATTCTTCTTGGAAAATATGAACCAGATGACATGATGAATGCCGTCCATAAAAAATAGTTCTAGAATTTCTTAATTGTGGCTTACAAATCAGATGTCTTATATATGTGGTCATCCTAAACCAGTGCAGATGAATGCTGTCAGATCTCCTGCTGctctatggattttttttccctgcctttaCCCACACACAGTAGGACCTGGAAGAAATCCATCTTTTAAAGACTGCTATATTTTAATCCTAGGCCAGCATTAGTCTGCCTCAGAGAAGGTTATGATCCTGTAAAGTATTAATCAGTAGGAACTCATGAATTGCACGTACTCATCATCAGCCATCTCCGTAAACTCCAAAGTACTAAGTTTGTATCAATCAAATAGTCCAGCCTGTGTCATTCAGTGGACTCACTTAAGGTATTTGGAAGTGTTAAAACAAGCTGAAGTCCAGAACGCCAAAGACCTATTTTTAAAGGTTGTCTGCCAACCATTTCAAACTGCTTACAAAGCTAGAATACTTAAGTACCTGCTTGtttcaaaacctttttctttataCCTGGTAAACAGACTTGTAATCAGTTAATAAAACTGGTCTTTCAGTGCCCTGAAAGTAAACAAGTTAGATCCGATGAATGAATTTTCTCTACAACAAAGCAAAGTACTGTGTTTCATAAAGCAATGGAATCCACTTAAGAAAAGGAATAATATATTTGTGCCACCACAAGGTTATCTGATTAACAGTACAATGTTTTGAATtgatgtggggttttttatcacTGGCAAAGGCTAGCATGTAACTgatctcttttttaaaaagttgctTTTCAGAACTATGTATGAGTAATTCAAGCATGGAATGTTTCCTCCTGGAGTTTATATTGCCAGCGGACACAAATGAAACTTAGCAATTTTGCATGctgaagcaaattaaaaaataggtAGTAAATTCTCTGAATATTGCAGGTGTGGGATTAAGTAGGTCAAAGCTGAAGTAAATCATATTGCATTAATGAACCAGAGAGGAGTGtaattagaaaacaaacaacacatAACTGCCTAGAAATAACATATCCTCTGTTTTCTTAATCAGGCTTTCAATCTGAAATAACATTTAGACAGTAAAAAAAAGTATGTTGAGTCTGAGGAAAGTCTGTTAACCCAATAGTTTCTAGTCACTGGAAAGCTGACTAATTAAATCAAGAAGCTTTTACTTGAAAAAGGCTCCTTCTGTACACTTGTGATTCTAGGACATGGAGCAAATAGCTCGCCTTTAAAACAAACTTCACGTGTTGTATAGTTACAGGCTGTTCTCTGTTTTAACAATCCCTGCCTGAGGAGGAACGTGGTCACATTTCATTCTAGCCTTTCCAGGGATCTCCACACTTCTCTGCCTGACTCCTTCTCTGCCACTCCAGCCCAAAAAGACAAACTCACTTTTTCTGGGAAGGATGGAAGCTGACGATGACTGAGGAGATGTGTCAGAGACAAACATGCTCTGTGTGCTCCTCCCGGTAGAGGCTTCCAGTTTTAAAAGTTTGAAGTAGGCCTGATTCCTTGATGGGGCTTCATTAATGAGAGGAGCTAATTACGTGAGGAAGGGTCAACAGGCTGCAGTGGCTGATCTTCAGATCCAGCTGTTTAGGCAGACTGAAGAAATGGCCCTGGGTTATTTTTCAGGGGTTCAAAGATAATTGGCATCTCAGAGCTATCAGAGCGAGTACTTTAAACACTCGTCTCCCATTACTCTCTCAGACTCGGTGGCAGGCATGGTGTGTTTTTATTTGGCATCTATTGTTATGTTTGAGCTTGCCAGATTTATAATCATGTTCCCAGTGACTCACTGCTTCTTGAAAGCAAGTCTCCTTGGTGCTAAAATTTCCTATTTTATGAATTATCCAAAAAGCACATATTCTATAAATGACCTTCACTAGGGAATATATCCATGATGCAGTGGGGAGGAAATAATTTGGACATTATCAAAACTGTTAACACCAGGAAGGGATTACTCAGCATCCATGGAACAAATATCTATGCCCAGCAGCGTTCACATTAAAAGGGAAACTTCAtgaatgtttttccttttaagtccCTGATTTCATGTGATTTCATGCTTTTTCATGTCGGGCAAGTTAAAATGTAAGTTTTTTTATAGGATTGCCATTCTCCAATTGATAAAAATCTATAGTGAAATTAGCTTTTCCTAGGCATCTAGAACATCAAGCAAActatttcatttgttttgtgtCATCCTGTGTATTTCCAGATATCCTGAGAAGCTGCCTGTGTCCCAGAAACGAGCGCTTTAAAACTCAAGTCAGGAAAGGCACTTTAAGCTTGCAGTGTTCAACACTTGGAATGCAAACTGCAAGCCAGGAGTCGCCTTACAAACAGAGcatatttacctttttttccttgctaaatcttttcctttcaaaacaaagaaggaatttaaatacaaaaagatGCAAACACAAACCTGAAACTCCAATGAATTAAACAAATCACAGATTAACAGGAAACTAGTTCCTCCAATATGGTAACATGATCTTAGCTGTGTTTTATGTATTTGgtatttttcattccttcatAAAACTATAGTTAAAGAATGCTTTCTTTGATCTTTGTCATGCAAATACTAATGTATAAGCTTAATTTAGACAGCAAACACTTTCTCTGAAGTTGAGTAGAGTATAAACCTGGTGTCATTAGGAACTATACTCTTAAATGTATTACATGCTATGACATGATATCAGGAGCTCAGTTTAATATTGCTGTGTAGGAAAAAACTGCATGTATTTTGCAAAGGTAGAATTTTAGGTATTTGACCCTCATACTAACTTAAGGTAACCTATTGTATTTCGGTTATACTGTGGTTTGCTTTTTTAGTATCTGAAAGAATGAATATAAAAATCACAGTGACTGTTCAATCCACACTGAAACTGCGAAATCTTTTATATATTCCTAGCATATTTAGGCAGTGCTAATACTTAGTTCCACACCCTGCTTCAGCTGTGTGTCACAGCTCTTTTTTACCTGAGGGAGGTGTAGGTCATTGAACAGAGGCTGCCATCAAGGAAGCTGAGCAGTGGTCAGTAACACTGAGGTTATCATGGACTTCGTGAAAACTGGAGTGAAATCAGGAACTTTTTTGATTGTGCTCTGAGACATTATATGTTACTTTGTCTTTTCAGTTTCCATGACTGCCTGTTTCACCTGCAGATTAACTAAAACTCCAGTTTCTCCTCAGATTGTGAAAAATACATTAGTTACAACAAAGCTGACACCGCTGCTCTATTAGCAGTGATCAGTGATTCAGTGTATCAAAGGTATTAAAGCTCTGACTTAATCCTTgctatttctttcctttgtgtCCTTGTTTAGCTAGCATCCTGCGAAGATGGGTGATTGGAGTGCCTTAGGAAAACTTCTTGACAAAGTTCAAGCCTATTCTACTGCAGGAGGGAAAGTGTGGTTGTCTGTCCTCTTCATTTTCCGAATCTTGCTACTGGGAACAGCAGTCGAATCTGCTTGGGGAGATGAACAGTCTGCATTCCGGTGTAACACTCAACAGCCTGGTTGCGAGAACGTCTGCTATGACAAGTCCTTTCCCATCTCCCATGTACGCTTTTGGGTTCTGCAGATCATATTTGTGTCTGTACCTACACTTTTGTACCTGGCACATGTGTTCTATGTAATGAGGAAAGAAGAGAAGCTGAACAAAAGAGAAGAAGAGCTTAAGGTGGTCGCAAATGATGGTGTGAATGTGGATATGCATCTTAAGCAAatagaaattaagaaattcaaGTATGGGATCGAAGAGCACGGCAAAGTGAAGATGCGTGGGGGACTGCTCCGTACTTATATCATCAGCATCCTGTTTAAATCTGTCTTCGAGGTGGCTTTCTTGCTGATACAGTGGTACATTTATGGGTTTAGCCTGAATGCCATCTACACCTGTGAGCGAGACCCATGCCCGCACAGAGTGGACTGTTTCCTCTCCCGTCCAACTGAGAAAACCATCTTCATCCTCTTCATGCTGGTGGTGTCCTTGGTGTCTCTTGCCTTGAACATCATTGAGCTTTTTTACGTGTTCTTCAAGGGTGTCAAGGATCGTGTGAAAGGGAAAACCGACCCCTACTCCCACAGCGGTGCCATGAGCCCTTCCAAGGACTGTGGCTCCCCCAAGTACGCTTATTACAATGGCTGCTCGTCACCAACTGCCCCCTTGTCTCCCATGTCTCCCCCAGGGTACAAGCTTGTTACTGGAGACAGGAACAATTCCTCCTGTCGTAACTACAATAAGCAAGCCAGCGAGCAAAACTGGGCCAACTACAGTGCGGAGCAGAACAGAATggggcaggctggcagcaccATCTCCAACTCCCACGCCCAGCCCTTCGACTTCTCCGATGAGCACCAGAACACGAAAAAACTGGCGTCAGGACATGAGCTGCAGCCCCTCACCATTGTGGACCAGAGgcctcccagcagagccagcagccgAGCCAGCAGCAGGCCTCGACCTGACGACCTGGAGATCTAAGCTTCTTGATGCAGTACTTGCTCAACTATGAAACGACGTGCATTGGAAGGTGCCGTCAGTGCTGATCTTGTTCCAGTGGAGGTGGTACTTAACAGTCTCAAGCAGGAGATTTTAACaatcataaagaaaaaaaaaaaaagcaaaacaagcaaacaaacttttaaaatacttgctGGTTCTTTGGGGGGTGTGGGGTTGGTGTGGGGTGGTACAGTACACATTGGTATTTAATGTAGCTGGtttaaagaatttaaatactaaaaaaaaaggaaaaaagatagGTAGTACTAAGGTAAAGGGCTGTTTTTCTAGAAAGGCTGTAAATATCTgagtgtatgtgtatgtgtgtactATCATGTTCGTTTCTAAAGAATCTTCTGTAATACTAAAACCCAGTAATAACTGAACTCACATTTGTCAGGGTGAAGTGCTACCTGAAGATGAAAACATCTTTTCTTATTCAACACACAAAAAAGTCCAGGATTGCCTCTGATCATTTCCCTGTCAAGAACATTCCATTCTTAGAAAGTGCACTTTGAAGGTAAACTTTTCTATATGGTCCTCCAGATTGTTGGAAGGCTCCTGTGAGGACAATTTACAGTCTTTGAGTCATTCAATTCAAATTTCAGGCATGGCCCACCAAGAAATATTTTGGTCACCTGCTCTTCCAGCTCTTCATGCAGGTGTATTTTGTGATGTGCGTAAGTGGGATGGCTCCACACATGTGGAACCAGGCACGACACAGTCTTGCCCACAGCAATACTTGTGTCCTGCTACTTATGTCAAGTCTCTATAGTATTATTAAAAACAGTTTGCTGCCACTTGCAGATTTAAGCATCAAGACAAGCAAGCAACTGCCTTTAGTAAATGTTATCACACCTTTATGTGTACTAAGGGTGTACGTTTGTGTGTGGATGTGGAGGTAAAAGTATACACAAAACACCCTCAGAAGCATAGGCTGAGAAATAAACGCACACAGGTTACTTGCAGTTGACACTTTCTCATGGATGTTTTGAAGATGTGGGCCACTATGGTGTTTACATTCTCTGGTTCCTTCAATGTAAGTGAAGCACACgttgttatatttttttaattctataaaatattttccatgtatCCTAAATGgatgctattttaaaaataaaaaaatctaaagggCCTAATCCTGGATATCTTGCTCTGGAAAATCTCTCTTTAAAGTTGTTGGGAGTTTTGCCTCAACAAATCTGCAGGATCAAGCCCAAGATGTAGCGAACCATGTTCTTGCTGGCATGAATGATTCTCTTTTGTAGAAGTTAGGGGTGGAAAAAACCCATTAGGTCATCTAGCCAATCTCCCTTGATAAGTAATAATGATGCTTGAATGATAGAAGATGTAGTACTGTAAGCAAGCTTTAGTCTTTTATGTGAGAAACTTAGAAGAAGTGCTTTGTGCTggattaataataaaatatgccTAAATGGCTTTTGCAGTAACTGGTATTTTTCTTGTTCTCAATATTCACATTTACTGAACTGCAATGTCCACTGAGTTTGACAGTTAGGTCTTTCTAGATGGCTCTAGCAACTTTAGTGTTTACAGTTAGATTATGTTTGAAATGCAAGTGAAGTTGAAAGGATTTTTCAAGAGTACAATTCTAcctaatttatttgaaatatatgCTAAAGAAATCTACCAGTTTCTTCAAATGCATAGCCTCCTAGCTGAACACAGATTGACCAAGGAAATACGTAACTTGGTTTCATTTTGCAGCAACACAGATAAATTGTTTCATTTAATACATTATATTAATTTGTTTGACATTCCATGTTAAACTACTGTTGTCTTCAACTTCATTGCATGTATGCAACCATAGTTTGTCAGATCATGTTGTCTGGAGAACATTAGTCAATAAAGTTTTAATTTagtataaatacattttctaatTGTCTTTTACTGTTTCATATGTTCATATATAACTTTAGTTTCAGTCTGATAATTCAAACTCATTCCTCCCTTGTTCATTTTTCCCCAGTCACTCTGCATTTCAGAAGCATCCTTTATTTAATCCATCTGGATTTGCTTTGAACTGAAATTCCGCAGGACCACATTCAGACACCCTCACAACTGGAAAAACAAGCATTGTCTCTGCCACTCCTGAAACAAAGTAATGTTCAGCATGAACAAATCTTGCCAGGATTCTCAgaaaatgtatatttatttgCAAACTATTAGAAAAATGACAGGACTAAGAGATTGTCACACAATTTTTCAAGCAATTTTTATATATGGCTTAGATTTAACATTATGAAATCATTGCATCATGTTTACATTTCCCCATGACATCAGATTGCTCAAATGACAGTCAGTTtcaatttctgaaattaaaaccTCATTTCTTCAAACTCATTAGGAGGAGAAAGGTACTGATATTCATAAGGCTGGGATTTTGCATATTGCCTCTCCTGCTTCACCCTTTACGTCCCCATCACTAATAAAGTCATACAGTGCTTAGCTTTTCAGGATTGGACTCTAGATGTAAAGTGGTTCAActctttttatttgaaaaatcaaaatgtaaTCATCATGTGATTATCATAaaagttttttctttcaaatttgcTTGTTATTTTAAGTCCAAATTCTTCCCCTTCTTATTAGTGAAGATGGGGAAAAAGCAGGTCAGTGATAGTTGGTTCACAGCTCTGAGAGATACTGCAAAAGTACCAGCACAAGGAATGACTCCTTGAAGTTTTCCTTAAATAATAACAGTGAGTCATATTTAAGCCGGCTTGTCCTAGTTTGTCTGTGCAAACGGAAGGGCATTCCAAGCATTTTGTAGGGATCATGCCTTTGGAAAGGTGGACACTGAGCCATTCAGAGAAGGACTCACCCTGAGATAAAATGTAGTGTCTCCTAGACAGGCTGATTGTCAGGTATGGCCCATGGGGCATCTTGgacaactgaaataatttagtGCTTCAGTGGCAAGGCTCTCTGagtagttttttttttggtggtaaTGCATGCGCGTGCACATGTAGGGTAAAGACATCCCAGAGGCCATTTCTCACACCTAGATACATTTCTGTGGATGGCATTTATTGCACACTTCAAAGTCATCATAATTTTGTGTGCCATTCATCTAGTTCTTGAGCTCTTTCTCCCAGTGCATCTGGGATAGCAGCATTTGTCTTGTCTGCAGATGACACAATATAAGCTTGCCAGCACACACTTCTCAGCCCTTCTAGAAGGATATGTTAGATATTGATTTCAAACTGGAAAAGATGCAAAAATACAATCTCTGAAGgtaattaaaaacataaaacccAGATTCACATCctgttaattattttaaaattgtgtttatgttttgtgttttgcaaAAAAGGCAAATCATCTTAAGGACTCCACCCTGTCCCAGTaatctgaaatgtttttaaaaagtaaagttAGAAGGAAAAGTTGCAGACAGCCTAAAATGTATATGCATATCGTGTAATTTCAAGATGTTTTAAATACAGCACACGCTGAAGGTTATCTCCTCATTTAGAAACT is part of the Poecile atricapillus isolate bPoeAtr1 chromosome 3, bPoeAtr1.hap1, whole genome shotgun sequence genome and encodes:
- the GJA1 gene encoding gap junction alpha-1 protein, with protein sequence MGDWSALGKLLDKVQAYSTAGGKVWLSVLFIFRILLLGTAVESAWGDEQSAFRCNTQQPGCENVCYDKSFPISHVRFWVLQIIFVSVPTLLYLAHVFYVMRKEEKLNKREEELKVVANDGVNVDMHLKQIEIKKFKYGIEEHGKVKMRGGLLRTYIISILFKSVFEVAFLLIQWYIYGFSLNAIYTCERDPCPHRVDCFLSRPTEKTIFILFMLVVSLVSLALNIIELFYVFFKGVKDRVKGKTDPYSHSGAMSPSKDCGSPKYAYYNGCSSPTAPLSPMSPPGYKLVTGDRNNSSCRNYNKQASEQNWANYSAEQNRMGQAGSTISNSHAQPFDFSDEHQNTKKLASGHELQPLTIVDQRPPSRASSRASSRPRPDDLEI